The Triticum aestivum cultivar Chinese Spring chromosome 4B, IWGSC CS RefSeq v2.1, whole genome shotgun sequence sequence TTTGTGTTTGCTCTGTTTCGCCCTGGTTTTGCTGCTTCGATCCTTGTGTGCTCTTTTGTATGCGAGCATTGATTGCGTCATTGTCACAAATATTGGGATTAGCAGCATGAAGTCATAAGAATGCGTAAAGTCATATGTAAAGCACATGGTTCTAATTCTGTCAAAATACCTCTGCACAGAATCTGCCATGGGTAACCTTAGAAACATTTGGTGTCATACTTGCCGCACCAACCTTCCATGGATTAAGTAGATTTTTTATCAAAGATGCAAATCATTTGACTATGCACACAATACTAAATAGCTAGTCACCAATTCAACCAAACAGACGGTGAGCAAATGTCCATAGAAAAAGAAGGCACGAATGCATTGCTTGCTTCACGCACACAATGCATATGTTTCACCTCCCCACTTtctgctctctccctctcctctgcatGTTCATCCCAATTCCATGTCTGAATGGGGAAAAACAAGGTCAACCGTACCATGAGGCACCCCCTGCAGAGCATAGTGCCTGAACTGGAAGAAAGCGAGGCCAACCATAAAATTGACGGTCTAAATTGTATGATCATTGAATCATCTGACTGAAGATTTAAGCCAACAACTAAACTAATGCCAGCTGACCATTTCTGTCATTAACTCAGCAGGGTACACAAATTGAAAGCACACAATTATAAAAAATATAAGTATCCTTATGATATTTGAGGTAAAGTAACCGGCTGCTTTTCATTATCTTCTATTTGACAAAGAGATGATAATCATTACAACAACTATAACTGCATCTATATTACTGAACATGAACAAAGAAGTGGGCAAGTATGTTTGTTCTCACATGTAATAGTGCATGTACACTAACCACATTGTTTTTTCCTAGCACCTGACCTTGGTTTGCTCCTGCCCGAGTGAGCACCTCGTGACAGTCAATTACTATTTGAACATGGCAGATACCTGCTCCAGTTTACTTAATTAAAACTGAAGCAATACAAGGTGCTATCAGACTACGTTCAGTGGCATTATATGGCTAATGACCATCTAACACAGAGTAGCAACAGATCATAGAAGCAGGAAAGCAACAGAATGACATAAAAAGGTAAAGAATAATCTGTACTACTTATGTATATAATGAAAAAGAGATGGTTCTCCTAGCCTCTGTATCATTATCATTTGGAAAATAATCAATTACCCTCCTGGATCTTATGTACCCGAGTGTCCCGGATGTTCGCCAAGCAAAGTTCTGCAAATGCCATTCTGTTAGAAGACAACCATAAGTAGTGCATATCATAATCAAATTGTTAGATGCATAATTAGATAATAGCTGAATAGATGGTTCTCATGGGTGAGCATGTGGCACAACATTTTATTTTGTAGAAGAAATAAGCACTATTTTTAGACATCAGTTTTACCAAGCAATTATATTTCTTCCAACCTAGCTAGATATGAAACCAAACTCTGCTTTTCTAGGCTAAAAAGGCAAACAGACTATGATAGGCTCTTGGAATCTGCATCTCGTCTACCAAAACATACACATGACCACCATTAGCTAACTGGAGAGAGGGAGAGACCTGATATCTTGTGAGAGGAAACTGAAACCAAACTCTGCTATTTTAGCCTAAAAAGGCAAACAAAATATGAGAGTTATTGTTTTCAAATGTTATTAAACGCATGGGCTGCTGTATAAATGAAGATGCATATTGGCATGTCTAGCTGAAATACCTACTCTAGATACTAATGTCTGGCTTGTCCGCAATACACTATACCTGATGCAATAGCTTATCTCTGAAATGTCCATGTGTTGTTGGCCCAAAGGTCGTCGCCGCAGACCAGGCACACCTGAAGAGAAGTCATTCAATCTTCGGAGGGATAAAACGAACCAAAATCAAACAAATCATAGCTATTCTATGCACCGCTTATTATGGCACATAATGCATTGTGCCTTCTATGCACTTCAGTGGGAACCCAAATTGTTTTTGCTCCATTTACTTGATTTAAGGCCTGGCTGCATGCATACGTACCTATCTGGAAGCTACAATGTGTGTTTATTCCTTACCAAAAGCATAAAACAAAATTACTTGCTAATGCCGCCAAATGAAAAAATTGTTACAGAACATGTGCGGGCTCATACAAACATACCAAACTGGATATGAACATATTCAACTCGTATGTTGTGTTAATACAACTTGTTATGGACTAAGAACTATAGTAAAAGCAACTCACAAAGAAACAATGGAGTTACACACCTAGCTCCGCTTCTTGGTTGATACACACCTTTCCTTCCTAATGGTTCCTCGTCCATAACAGACCTAGGTTGATTCAAAGGAGAGGGTGAGCGCCAGAGCAgatcggagaggaggaggagggcggacGAACTCACCGGAAACAGAGGAGGCCCAGCCCGATGCGCCCCGGCTGCCCCTCGTGGCCAGCGGGAAGCGGAACCGCACGTGGgggcgagggaggagatggagaggAGCCGTCGGAGTCCACCGGAGCCGCGCCGGCGGCGAAGACGCTGCCCTGCccagcccgaaaccctagccacggcCGCGACCGAGCGTGAGAAGGACAGGAGCGAAGGAGAGGGGCACGAGTGGGGGTGGGGGCTAGGGTTCTGAACCAATCGGGCACTCTCCTCGCCCATACGTCCACACCAAGCCACGCACGGCCACACATGTGAAAAGACGAAAATGCCCTCGGCAGGGCACGGGAATAACAGCGGTGGCACGAGATCTTTACAGCGGGGAGTGAAATTGTTCTAGCAGTAACTCCATGTCAATCCTACGGCCCGGTTCCTCCCACCGCTCGATCCGACACCCGGAAACACATGAAGCGAGTCGATCCGACGGCCGAAATGCCCTGAGCTCTGAGAAGCCTCAAGTTCGCTCTTTCCTGAGTGGCGAGGCTTTACTTGAAAGACTTTGCGACTCAATCATTGTCTTAATTCCAAAGGTACAAAATGCCCAACACCTCTTTAAATTCCGCCCCATTAGCCTGTGCAATGTCTTGTACAAACTTGCATCTAAAGTTCTCGCTAATAGACTGAAGGTTTTTCTGAATGACATTGTCTCGGAGTTTCAGAGTGCTTTCGTGTCGGGCTGCTTGATCACGGACAGCGTGCTTGTTGCCTATGAATGTTTGCACACTGTTCGAAAACAACATTCCAAGAGGCCTTTCTTTGCTCTCAAAgtggatatgatgaaggcgtatgaCCGCATCGAATGGGCATACCTCCATGGGTGTCTTCAGAAGTTGGGTTTTGCTCCTGCTTGGATACAAACTGTGATGTGCTGCGTTACCTCGGCAAGATATGCAGTGAAGGTGAATGGTGAAATCACTTCTGCCGTGGTGTCGTCCAGGGGGCTCTGCCAAGGAGATCCCATCAACCAATACCTGTTCTTGCTGTGTACAGAAGGTTTGTCTGGATTACTGCAAAGGAGGGAGAGCCTTGGCGAGCTACAAGGGATTCGAAATGGTATGCAAGGCCCTCCTATATCTCACTTGCTTTTTGCAGATGACAGCATCTTCTTCGCACGCAGCGATAATAGAAGTGTGGAGGCTCTGAATTCTGCTCTCCATCAATATTGTGAGGCCTCTGGGCAAAGGATCAACCTGCTAAAGTCTTCGATCTTCTTTGGGAAGCACTGCCCTGATGGTGTCAAGGGAACTGTAAAGGGGTGCCTTGGGGTAGACAATGAAATTCTCCATGACTCTTATCTCGGTATGCCCACTGAGATTGGTCGTGCAGCCACCAACTCCTTTAGCTCCTTACCAGGCCGGGTTTGGAAGAGGATCAATGGCTGCAATGATAGGCCGATGTCACGGGCTGGAAAGGAAATTTTTCTGAAATCTATGGCTCAGGCCATCCCCAACTATGTGATGAGTTGCTTCCAACCGCCTGTCTCCATTTGTGAGCAAATGAAGACCTACATCGCCAACCACTGGTAGGGTGTCGAAGACGGCCGTCAAAAAATGCATTGGCGTTCTTGGGCATGGCTTTCTACCCCAAAGTTCCTCGGTGGAATGGGCTTCCGCGACTTGGTACTTTTCAATCAGGCAATGCTTGCGCGTTAGTGTTGGCGTCTCCTGACCGAACCCGACTCTTTGTGT is a genomic window containing:
- the LOC123091650 gene encoding uncharacterized protein isoform X4 (The sequence of the model RefSeq protein was modified relative to this genomic sequence to represent the inferred CDS: added 85 bases not found in genome assembly); protein product: MVPDQTLAKYRGRDQFFGKASVGHHPNSPLAPTPTRAPLLRSCPSHARSRPWLGFRAGQGSVFAAGAAPVDSDGSSPSPPSPPRAVPLPAGHEGQPGRIGLGLLCFRSVMDEEPLGRKGVYQPRSGARCAWSAATTFGPTTHGHFRDKLLHQNFAWRTSGTLGYIRSRRILCREHTRIEAAKPGRNRANTKEETYATYSRCDPSNTAVGGPSASARTSSALHRCCEPIHADSHRHATAVATCSRFKIQPVLL
- the LOC123091650 gene encoding uncharacterized protein isoform X2 (The sequence of the model RefSeq protein was modified relative to this genomic sequence to represent the inferred CDS: added 85 bases not found in genome assembly), yielding MVPDQTLAKYRGRDQFFGKASVGHHPNSPLAPTPTRAPLLRSCPSHARSRPWLGFRAGQGSVFAAGAAPVDSDGSSPSPPSPPRAVPLPAGHEGQPGRIGLGLLCFRSVMDEEPLGRKGVYQPRSGARCAWSAATTFGPTTHGHFRDKLLHQNFAWRTSGTLGYIRSRRVGAASMTPNVSKVTHGRFCAESTQGSKQQNQGETEQTQKKKRMLHTVDVILPTPPSGVLLPQPGPLLPCTAAVNLSMRTATAMLQLSQPAGSKFNLFCYKWPPAPLYTKLKWVPQP
- the LOC123091650 gene encoding uncharacterized protein isoform X1 (The sequence of the model RefSeq protein was modified relative to this genomic sequence to represent the inferred CDS: added 85 bases not found in genome assembly) translates to MVPDQTLAKYRGRDQFFGKASVGHHPNSPLAPTPTRAPLLRSCPSHARSRPWLGFRAGQGSVFAAGAAPVDSDGSSPSPPSPPRAVPLPAGHEGQPGRIGLGLLCFRSVMDEEPLGRKGVYQPRSGARCAWSAATTFGPTTHGHFRDKLLHQNFAWRTSGTLGYIRSRRVGAASMTPNVSKVTHGRFCAESTQGSKQQNQGETEQTQKKKRMLHTVDVILPTPPSGVLLPQPGPLLPCTAAVNLSMRTATAMLQLSQPAAGSKFNLFCYKWPPAPLYTKLKWVPQP
- the LOC123091650 gene encoding uncharacterized protein isoform X3 (The sequence of the model RefSeq protein was modified relative to this genomic sequence to represent the inferred CDS: added 85 bases not found in genome assembly), translated to MVPDQTLAKYRGRDQFFGKASVGHHPNSPLAPTPTRAPLLRSCPSHARSRPWLGFRAGQGSVFAAGAAPVDSDGSSPSPPSPPRAVPLPAGHEGQPGRIGLGLLCFRCAWSAATTFGPTTHGHFRDKLLHQNFAWRTSGTLGYIRSRRVGAASMTPNVSKVTHGRFCAESTQGSKQQNQGETEQTQKKKRMLHTVDVILPTPPSGVLLPQPGPLLPCTAAVNLSMRTATAMLQLSQPAAGSKFNLFCYKWPPAPLYTKLKWVPQP
- the LOC123091650 gene encoding uncharacterized protein isoform X5 (The sequence of the model RefSeq protein was modified relative to this genomic sequence to represent the inferred CDS: added 85 bases not found in genome assembly), whose translation is MVPDQTLAKYRGRDQFFGKASVGHHPNSPLAPTPTRAPLLRSCPSHARSRPWLGFRAGQGSVFAAGAAPVDSDGSSPSPPSPPRAVPLPAGHEGQPGRIGLGLLCFRSVMDEEPLGRKGVYQPRSGARCAWSAATTFGPTTHGHFRDKLLHQNFAWRTSGTLGYIRSRRILCREHTRIEAAKPGRNRANTKEETYATYSRCDPSNTAVGGPSASARTSSALHRCCEPIHADSHRHATAVATCRFKIQPVLL
- the LOC123091650 gene encoding uncharacterized protein isoform X6 (The sequence of the model RefSeq protein was modified relative to this genomic sequence to represent the inferred CDS: added 85 bases not found in genome assembly), translating into MVPDQTLAKYRGRDQFFGKASVGHHPNSPLAPTPTRAPLLRSCPSHARSRPWLGFRAGQGSVFAAGAAPVDSDGSSPSPPSPPRAVPLPAGHEGQPGRIGLGLLCFRSVMDEEPLGRKGVYQPRSGARCAWSAATTFGPTTHGHFRDKLLHQAKIAEFGFSFLSQDIRMAFAELCLANIRDTRVHKIQEDSVQRAHKDRSSKTRAKQSKHKRRNVCYIQSM